The genomic DNA GTGTGCGGGTGGATACTGGACCAGACCTAGGACTAGATTTTCTTTTGGTCCTCAAGCTAAGggtataaaggtcatttcacgtTCACGTTATGTGCTGAAAAAGTCCAAAATATTTTTAGTTAACATTGGCACCTTTCAGTGGTATTTTACAGGGTCGATGTCTTTAAGTGGTATTTTACAGAAGTCACGATCTTTCGATGCTACAAAACcaatttttctaaataaaaaattcaccgcttaacctccgctctatccattcattcgatttcccCTATACTCATCGTCATCCAGCCAGTCGCTGCCTCTTCGTCCATCGGTGCCACCCGCATCTTGCCCCATCCTCGCCATCACCCAGGTGCTACGCATCTTGCCGTCCTCGCCATCACCCAGGCAAGCgctcgtcctcctcgtgcctAGAGAAAAGGCAGAACATCACCTTGCCAGGATTCGGTGGGGATGGAAATAAACTATGCAAGAAGCAGGTAATTCATGGCTTTACATGTTCTTACTTCTTCTTATTTGTTTGTTTCAAAATATCTTTCAACCTTGCGTTCCTTGCTTACAGCAATATTGTTAGTGATAATGTACTGATAAGGGTTTATAATGCATAGTATTGTGGGCGTGAAGCAATGACCAGGGACTAGCCCATACTTCTAACCACCCAGTTCTCCCGCACATAGGCAAGAGATAGGATTAGGCCTTAAGCCAATTAGTTAATGTTAGACCTATTGCTAGGTGGTtagtattaggaagtatatgtgtatattaggatgtatttatcctttccttgtgcacttgatgtattccttgtactccaagccatattggccatatatataaaGGTCACCCCCCTCATTTGGGTGcgtggtgtttcccatctacttctctacatggtatcacgagattagatcgtggatctcctctcctctccctgcaCCTCCCCCTGCTCCGCGCAACCCTAGGCGGCGCCCCCCTGCTACGCCGCTGCCACCCACCCTTCGCTGCACCTCCCTATCGGGCCCCCCCTGCCGTGCGCCATGTCCTCCGCCGACTCCTCTATGTGCGACGACACCACCACTCCTACTACTGACCTTGTGCCACCTCCTGGACCGCCCCCTGCTGCCGACGGCGGTTCATCTGTGCCGCCacttggcaccggcggctccTCTGGCGGTGCGCCCCAAGCTCCTCCTGCCGGCAACGCGCCCGGCAACGACGGTGGTGGCTTCATCATGCACCTACCTGCTgctctacgtcgacgacatcatcCTCACAGCCTCGACCTCGACTCTTCTTCGGCACATCATGGGGCGTCTTCACTCCGAGTTCGCCATGACGGATCTTGGcgacctacaccacttcctcggCATCTCCGTCACGCGTTACTCCTAGGGCCTGTTCCTGTCTCAGCGACAGTACGCCATGGATCTTCTTTAGTGTGCTAGCATGGTTGAGTGTCACTCTATAGCGACTCCCATTGACAATCATGCCAAGCTTTTGGTACACGGCGGCGCCAAGCTCCAGGACGGCTTTGAGTATCGGAGTCTTGATGGGGCgcttcagtacctcactctgACTCGACCTGACCTGGCGTATGCGGTTCAACAAGTGTGCCTCTTCACGCATGACCTGCGCGAGCCCCGTATGGCCCTGATCAAGCGCATCTtgcgctatgtgaagggcacgctcTCCTCCGGGCTTCACATCGGCACCGGCCCTATACAGTCTCTGACTGCCGACGCCAACTGGGCTGGCTGTCCGGACTCTAGACGCTCCACATTCGGCTTCTACGTCTACCTCGGtgacaatctggtgtcttggtcctccaagcgccagaCCGTGTCTCGTTCCAATGCTAAGGCGGAGTACCGGGCTGTGGCTCATGTTGTGGCAGAGTGTTGCTAGTTGCGTcaatttcttcaggagcttcatgtcccACTTGCTTTGGCCACTGTTGTCTACTGTGACAACGtgagtgctgtctacatgacagccaacccggtgcatcatcggcgcacgaagcacatcgagattgatatCCACTTCGTccgtgagaaggtggccttgggTGAGGTCCGGATCCTCCATGTGCCGTCCTCTCACCAGTTCGTGGACATAAGCCTGCCAACTTctttgtttactgagtttaggtccagtctgtgCGTTCGTGTTCCTCCCGCTTCGACTACGGgcgggtattaggaagtatatgtgtatattatgatgtatttatcctttccttgtacacttgatgtattccttgtactccaagccatattagCCATATATAGAGAGGTCACCCCCCATTTGGGTGCatggtgtttcccatctacttctctacagtTAGAAGTATACATGTTTGCTGGCCTCTGTAAAGGCAGGCGCGTGGTGTTGTGTTGGGAATTAATCAAACCAAGAATAATAAGTAAAGGTCTCCCCAGTAGTCTATTCCCCTCCCCTAGCAACTGACTATCCTAATGGCAGTTTACCCCTAATGATCTAACGATCATAACACAGAGACGAAggatttcaaaagaaaagaatgTGTAGGCTTGTTATGTTGTCTCTCTTGACAAGTATCCTGGAAAAAACTGGTGATGGGGTTGTTCCTGTTTGTATCTTTTGCAGAGGATACTGATTGAATGCTTGAGATTAATTGTTGAAGGGGCTTGATTGTTTACCCTCGTGATTGAGATGCATTGTTAGTTAGGAGGACCACATCTTTATCTAATTGCATGTAATCCTAGTTTTTAGTGATTTAACACGATGCACATTTCATTGCAGTTACAATTTACTGTCAAGGCTTGGGATGGAACTTCAATATCGGTACAGAAGAATTGATAGCACAACAGTGCGTTCCCTGATTGTATCCACATGTGAAAAGTTAGGTGTACCTACTCTGGATGGTTATGCAGTCTTGGAGGGGAAACCTTTAAAGCAATGATGATTATCTTTCACATTACTCAATATCCCGGGACTCAAATGTTGAGATTCGTTTGAGGCTACAAGCTGGACAGTGAGTATTAAACCCAAAATGGTGCTAACTTTGTTTACGCAATTAGTTTATACATAATAACAATGCTATTTTTGCAGGTACACTACATTTGATCAGCAATTTGGTATTGATGAAACTGCAATGTTTGATGAAGTCACATTGCCTACTATACTGATAAAACAAGGTGTAGCAGTTCCAACTACATCTGTGAAATTCTTTTCATATTTGTCTACTTGCTATTTACATAAGATATTGAAATGTGTCACTGGGATGCACCGTGTGGGATGAGCTTCAATGGCGGCTTTGACAGCAGAGATATCTTATTTATTGATGGCAGAGTTTACATCAGAAGTATTCAAGTAGGATTTGATGAAACTTCATGCGCAAAAGATTATTTCAGGCTTTATGAAATATTCTCTAGGAAGTTCCCTGGNNNNNNNNNNNNNNNNNNNNNNNNNNNNNNNNNNNNNNNNNNNNNNNNNNNNNNNNNNNNNNNNNNNNNNNNNNNNNNNNNNNNNNNNNNNNNNNNNNNNTTAAGTGCAAAATCTTTAGCGGAAAGCTGGGAGTGCTAGTGAACAGCTATGACCCTGGTATGGATTCGTGCTCGGGATACAGGTCTGATCGCCATACATGTGATAATCGCCCCATTCTTTGCCCGTCCCTTCAGCTCCGGGTTCATTTACCAGTTCCGCCGCAAGAGGCCCCGGataattgttggtcaaaaccACATCGGAGTCATTCCTGTCGCGGGTTCACTACATATTCACAAAGATGTACAGACGAGTTCCTAGAGAATATTTCATAAAGCCTGAAATACGAACAAAAATATCTAGAGAACTTCCTAGAGAATATTTCATAAAGCCTGAAATAATCTTTTGCGCATGAAGTTTCTAGATATGGTTATCCTGTGTACTTCCCGCACCTCCTTGAGTACCTGCGCACATTAGCAGGGTTTATCAAATACTGAGGCAGTTATCGGCTTTGCCACTAATCATCCCTGCATTGAACCCTACCAGGATAGAAACAAATAATGGTTTTGGACAATATAATACCTAGACTTTCTGCAGCAGAACTGCAAACTTTAACTGCTGCTCTAGGAACTTAACAAGATTGGGCAGATCTTCACGTGCATGGCGTACCAGAAATGGATCGTGTTTATTATTTCTTCAACACAGTGAACGTGGCTGGAGCTGTTATGGTGAATCCTCTTTACCAGGATACTCCAATGGGTTGTCTTCATTATTCGAACAACTATATGAAGCATGCCACAAATCAGGTTGGTACTGAACTTTCTTGTTTTTCCTGTTAGAATATTGTATGCTACCTGCAATCTGAAATTCATGTCCATTTAGTTTCCCCTTAGTCAaattttttaactttgaccatcaCCAGCTAATAAATCTTATACATTGATGGCATGTGGTTAATGTTGTTATATTTGTAATGAAAAATACCTTTTCAATTTGAGATAACATTTTTATAGATACTATTAGCGAGTGTGATATTGTAGACAGTGACATATATTGGGTTTAGAGTATGCTTCTGATATCCATTCTTAAATAGGTGGATGTCGAAGCTGAGGCAGCATATTGTTTACACTTTGGTCAATTTTCACCTGAAACGTTGCTTAAATTGGCTCTCGACTTTGACCAGGATAAGTCAATCATTGCACTGTGAGTTCATAAATCATAATCACCTCTACCAAGTCATATCTATTGTCTTCAATAGCTAAGCTAGAATTGTTCTTTGTAGACTTTGCAACAGATTAGCGGACAAGAGGACAAAAGAGAGGAGAAACTAGTTCCATGCGGTATGATCCTCCACTTTTTACAGTTTTTTGTTTGGCTAGTTTAAAGATGTTTTGGGATGGAAAAAACCCTGTATCTTTTGGAGTTGATTCCTGTGTATATTGACTTGTGGGGGCAGAAAAGCTAACAAATTACTTTGGGGTTTAGAATGCCCATTGAAAATGAAGTGATTAAGAAGCCAACTGACATTTGTACAAAATCAATCTCTTTCTTGCAGCAGTTAACATTTTACTGGGAGTTTGAGATTGGATGGAATCACCTCAGAGATTCTGCATAGGGCCTGTGGAAAGAAGTGTAACGGAAGATCTTTCTTTTGGGAGTGCTCTGGGACACGCAAGTTTTGGAGCTCTGTTCCTCTCCTTTCTGGCTGTGGTATCAGTAGCCTACTGTTCATGCTGCTACTTGGCTGATGACCCTGTTTATTTGTGTTGTTCGAGAGTCTGATCCTTAGTTTGGTACTGCTCTGAGTTCATATGACCTTTACAGGGTTTTTTTGTTGTGCACCTACTACCTATACATCGAGGCATCGAGCGTAGTGTCATTACAATGAGCCATGTCTGTGTTGGAAATGTACCACGCATGTTCAACCTATCAttgctttcctttcctttttggaAACTAATTTAACATCAACTATTTAGCTAGTGGTGCAGTCTTCAACAAATGATTCATGCCAATTTGGAGCCTCCCAGGTTGGAGGTGTACGGGCTTAAGGCTGGGACAGACCCGTGTTGCTATGAACAAGTCTGCATAGTTGTATTACTGCACAAGATGTGATGCTTGCTAAAATTTGTCACTTTTTGATAATATTTATTCAACACTATCGGAGGCCACTATTGGCATGCGCACGTCCACGGTTTGGTGTTTGTTTTGAATGTATACGGCTACGTGTATTGTAATTTATCAATGTATCAATTTTGCCTCATTTTATTTTTGATCTATTTTATTTATCCAGTCTGGattccttctttttaatataatcagcagctCTCCTACcaggttcgtttcaaaaaaaattatcgaTGTATTGGAGGAATTCTTAGCTCTCTTAGcacaaataagcaacttttttttatttctggttTTTCAACTCACGTGCACGATAACCATGAACTCTAAACACAATGCTCCACCAGCAAATGAAGCCAATACTAGGGCTGCGAATTTAGGAGGTAAATGGGATCTGCTTGTTTATGGGTGCGCTAGAAGCAAGAGAGACAATAAAGATTCGAGGTTGTTGTTACTCGCCGTTATAGCAATATAGCACCGTCATTCGTACCATCAACCACGGTGAGGTACTTGCACATATGCTTTAGGCTCTAACATGGGGTACGCAACCACTGAGGCTTTACGCTCTAACAATGAACTCTAAACACAATGACCAATTTTCAGGCAAACACACAAACGCTACATATATTTCTTTTTCCATTGCTTGAATACATTTTTTTCGAACACGCAAGAGACTGCATATCATTTCATTAAAAGGAAAAGTTACAGTACGGGCTTGGACTCCCTTATCCCCACACCACACACTCAAAAAAGGATAAACTAGAGAGGAATCTCCGCACTTGCTGAAGAAAACATGACCGACCACCCACCGAACAAAACTAAAGGTGCTTGGGGTGAGCTACCTTACAGTTACAAGTAGTTCATGGAGCCCCTAATGCTCCAGCAGAACAACAGCGTACGCTACTACCTGTAGAACCGATATGATACTCAGGCTTGCCCCCATTAAACAGTCATTTTGACGTTTCCAAATTTCCCAAGAGGCCAAACTAATGAGAGAATTGAGGCCTTTTCAAAATTATCTAGGGACTCCCTTGACTGCACTGTACCACCAGCTTTTTTGCTTAAATACATCGAGGATAAAACTCAGAATTTCATACGTAGACTTATAGTTTAATTGGAAATCCCACTTAAGATAGACAGGCTTCCTCCGTTACTACAAATACAGCACCAGAGAGATGAACACGCAGCACTcataaagaaacaaacaaatgCAAAAGGTTAGCAAACAGCGACAAGCACACAATCAAACACTGGCAAGACAGTCAAAGATGAAGCTACCATGCTCAGTTTAATTGCTAAACTCTGAAGATAGTCTTCTAGCTAAATAGATTAATTTAACATAACCTCCTGTCTCACAAAAGGTTGAACAAccaacactacgggaaaccttaaatttgccgagtgttttctttttgccgagtgtttttttcggacacttggcaaacaagctcttcgccgagtgccaagacaaaaacactcggcgaaaaaaaaacactcggcaaatcgggactttgccgagtgtcaaaaaaaaacactcggcaaagaggggggtttgccgagtgtcaaaaaagacactcggcaaagaggggggtttgccgagtgtttttttgacactcggcaaaaaaataattttttttcctcttttcaccatgaaattttttctactccccacatacaacatgtggtactccatgttaaaatttggtatatttttggatttatttgctatatttatttaattaattgcatttcaaggaaatttttggtataagtcaaatttgaactgcaggtgattcaaattatggaacaaaatgagtagaaaaatgatattcatgttatttggcccaatttgagacctgacccatgaaatgaaaagaaatttcgaacatcttgttcaagaaacacgaccatgaacgtgtggcagtagtatttttaaattgtaaaaaaaacaagcaaagtctgaaaatcatgagatttgtcatgatgtgatgatataatacgtggaggctatggaaaaaaattgagaagattttgcacatttcatcatgtacaatgattacaaactgaagcatctcagaagaagaatagtaatttTGAGaagattcgataagatttagagtcgaagtgacggtcgagtttggtttgactacaaaacttttttataggcaatagagaacatatattgattcatgtgaaaatttggtatttttttgaaacggttagatattttttaattttttttcgaaaacaatttgccgagtgtcctatggtggacactcggtaaataatccgtttaccgagtgtccacataggcactcggcaaacagacgGCCCACAAAACAAATANNNNNNNNNNNNNNNNNNNNNNNNNNNNNNNNNNNNNNNNNNNNNNNNNNNNNNNNNNNNNNNNNNNNNNNNNNNNNNNNNNNNNNNNNNNNNNNNNNNNNNNNNNNNNNNNNNNNNNNNNNNNNNNNNNNNNNNNNNNNNNNNNNNNNNNNNNNNNNNNNNNNNNNNNNNNNNNNNNNNNNNNNNNNNNNNNNNNNNNNNNNNNNNNNNNNNNNNNNNNNNNNNNNNNNNNNNNNNNNNNNNNNNNNNNNNNNNNNNNNNNNNNNNNNNNNNNNNNNNNNNNNNNNNNNNNNNNNNNNNNNNNNNNNNNNNNNNNNNNNNNNNNNNNNNNNNNNNNNNNNNNNNNNNNNNNNNNNNNNNNNNNNNNNNNNNNNNNNNNNNNNNNNNNNNNNNNNNNNNNNNNNNNNNNNNNNNNNNNNNNNNNNNNNNNNNNNNNNNNNNNNNNNNNNNNNNNNNNNNNNNNNNNNNNNNNNNNNNNNNNNNNNNNNNNNNNNNNNNNNNNNNNNNNNNNNNNNNNNNNNNNNNNNNNNNNNNNNNNNNNNNNNNNNNNNNNNNNNNNNNNNNNNNNNNNNNNNNNNNNNNNNNNNNNNNNNNNNNNNNNNNNNNNNNNNNNNtggcgggcggcagcgggcgtggtggcagcgggcggcatggtggccgtggccgtggatggcctgggcgtggcggcggcggccagctggAGCTGCCCCCGGTGGCCggggtatgtttttttttattttttctggaaatagtttgccgagtgttttgtgccactcggcacaccctttgccgagtgcccgaccaaagacactcggcaaagttaactttgccgagtaaaactttgccgtgtgctcgtcgctgagtgttacactcggcaaacacgttgccgagtgtttttagggtttcgccgagtgcctggggcactcggcaatttgtagctttcccgtagtgcaaGCGACATAATCCATAGCACATATTTTGCAGGGCTCATTCATTCAGTTCACAGTAGCTCATCATGCTTGTATCTTCCTAGAATCTTCATTCAGTACTTGGTCTGCTTCAAGCTAACTCCATTTTActtgcttcttcctctctctgGCAGAAACAAAAAAGTGATATCAACCATTGCTTATATATGATCTAAGTGATCATATCTACATCAAAAGATAAGTCGGAATTTGAACAGTTGACGGACGTTGTGGCATATGTtacatgaagaagaaaaaaatgaactgAGAAAAGGAGGCCGTGTGCAGCTTGCAACAAAGGAAATGTTTGGTTCCATGTATCTAAGAAAACATGGTGCTACCTATGCATTTAGTTTCTAGATACAATTAGCACGAGCACTCACGTACATCATGACATGTTGTTGGTCATTGCGATAGGCATTGCATCAAACTATTCAACTTGAGACAGGTTAATGTGCAATGACTTTTGTTAACATCATTTAAGATGGCTATTGGTTTTTGCTTCAAGTCTACTCTTATGTTTTCGCATGTTACATCTGAGTAAGTTTATATCATACTAATCCTGAATTCAGAAATTAATCAGTATCAACATGTACTTTACTATATTCAACAATTAGACAGTTCACTGAAATTCACATTAGGTGTGAAACCAACCCAGAACATATCCACAGCGTTTCTGCCCAAAACTTTAAAACATATAGATTAGCAAGCCGTGTAACTTTATGGTTGTACACTACATACCAAGTTAGCTCAGTATGATGAACAAGAGTGATAATCAATAAGCCGGAACCAAACCGTAGTAGTAAAATTGAAATGAAACAAGTGCGTTGATGGTTGTAGCAATACCTGGCGGTCCTTGGAGCCATGTAGGTATGCACTGAAGTCACTAGCCAGTAGAGTGGGCGCAAGCAATGCCAAATTGTTTGTAGTGCTCCTTTTGAAGTACAGGACCTTGTTTTGCACCAAGTCAAGGCGAAGCACATAATGGCCATTGAGCACCAGCTGTCTCCCAATAATCTGCCCGAAATCATCCACCGTGTCCACATACTTAATATCATTCAGAAAAACATAAATGATATCATCTTCATTCATGCTGAGGACAGGGAACATTGGCCTGACCCGCGGCAGCTCCATTTGCCTAAAGCTCTCGCTTTCCCAGAGATCTCCCACAAGTACAGTTGAGCCTTTCTTCCACTCTTTCAAATCAGGGGACAAAGTCCAGGTTTTCAACACTACTTCATTGTTAGACGAACCTTCAGGGTAGCCGATCAACGCGACAAACTTGATGGCGCCGCAGACGCAACCCATGGAACGGAACTCTTGTGTATTCATCCCAAGTCGGATATTGTCGGGGGTATACAAGGAGCACCCTTGTGGCAACGGGATGAAACTGAACTCAGGCCCTTGGGGCTTGAACAGGTCACAGATCAAGACGCCAGTGAGGAGATCAACCCAGCAAATGTGTGAGCCCTCAAACGAGAACGTCATGTCGATCTCGAAGAAGTACGTGGGCCCACACAGCTCGGGAGGGAGCGGGAGACGCACCGCCGTCCGCATCCACTCACCGCCCGAGTTCGCAATGGATGTGGATGACGACCACTGGTAGAGCTCGGCGTCGGGGAGCCCGGGGTGGAACGTGGTGACGAGCTCGGCGAGAACGTAGGCGCCCTCCCCACCGTGGCCGTGGCGCAGGATGGCAGCGCTGAGCCCAAGGCACTTGATAGTGGGCAAAACCCGATACAGGCTTCCGGTGGTGGGTGGATCAAGCTGAGGAATCGCGGAGACGGAGTTGCTCGACGCGTCGTA from Setaria italica strain Yugu1 chromosome VII, Setaria_italica_v2.0, whole genome shotgun sequence includes the following:
- the LOC106804426 gene encoding uncharacterized protein LOC106804426, with product MSSADSSMCDDTTTPTTDLVPPPGPPPAADGGSSVPPLGTGGSSGATPIDNHAKLLVHGGAKLQDGFEYRSLDGALQYLTLTRPDLAYAVQQVCLFTHDLREPRMALIKRILRYVKGTLSSGLHIGTGPIQSLTADANWAGCPDSRRSTFGFYVYLGDNLVSWSSKRQTVSRSNAKAEYRAVAHVVAECC
- the LOC111257961 gene encoding uncharacterized protein LOC111257961 encodes the protein MAPPWVLLDRKVDFVDGKVAVGAWNWKAAAAIGGSSGEQSQEEVAAAMEAHPLVADPPEVTCLSVLQEIPDQLQREKGGMISSTDKGLVVLYTGMYRPGNGAHNLAGCYLVYDASSNSVSAIPQLDPPTTGSLYRVLPTIKCLGLSAAILRHGHGGEGAYVLAELVTTFHPGLPDAELYQWSSSTSIANSGGEWMRTAVRLPLPPELCGPTYFFEIDMTFSFEGSHICWVDLLTGVLICDLFKPQGPEFSFIPLPQGCSLYTPDNIRLGMNTQEFRSMGCVCGAIKFVALIGYPEGSSNNEVVLKTWTLSPDLKEWKKGSTVLVGDLWESESFRQMELPRVRPMFPVLSMNEDDIIYVFLNDIKYVDTVDDFGQIIGRQLVLNGHYVLRLDLVQNKVLYFKRSTTNNLALLAPTLLASDFSAYLHGSKDRQREEEASKMELA